One genomic region from Anguilla rostrata isolate EN2019 chromosome 2, ASM1855537v3, whole genome shotgun sequence encodes:
- the egr2b gene encoding early growth response protein 2b, giving the protein MTAKTLEKTPVTLSGFVHPLSENIYSVDEIATSLPTSVTIFPNADLGGHYDHISGASGDGLINGDMSTEKRSLDLSYASSFSQPPAPRNQTFTYMGKFSIDSQYPGNWNPEGVINIVSAGILGMTQPSSASSSPASSVSPNHFSSTLSCTMAQNQSDMDHIYSPPPPYSGCGEVYQDPSAFLSTSTCPISYPPPSYSSPKPTTDSSLFPLIPDYAGFFQPPCQRDMQSIPDRKPFSCPLESFRVPPPLTPLNTIRNFTLGGPASEGPRLPTAYSPQNLPLRPILRPRKYPNRPSKTPVHERPYPCPAEGCDRRFSRSDELTRHIRIHTGHKPFQCRICMRNFSRSDHLTTHIRTHTGEKPFACDFCGRKFARSDERKRHTKIHLRQKERKSSAASTTNTNSERSVSISTSTGGVCSSGTGQLAACSSRAV; this is encoded by the exons ATGACAGCCAAAACTTTGGAGAAAACTCCGGTAACTCTCAGTGGTTTTGTGCACCCTCTGTCCGAGAACATCTATTCCGTGGACGAGATCGCTACATCATTGCCAACTTCGGTGACCATTTTCCCAAATGCCGATTTAGGTGGGCATTACGACCACATTAGTGGAGCTTCGGGAG ATGGCTTGATCAATGGGGACATGAGCACAGAAAAGCGCTCTCTCGACTTGTCTTACGCCAGCAGTTTCTCACAGCCCCCGGCTCCTCGCAACCAGACTTTCACCTACATGGGAAAGTTCTCCATCGATTCTCAGTATCCAGGTAACTGGAACCCAGAGGGCGTCATTAACATTGTTAGCGCCGGGATCCTGGGCATGACCCAGCCATCTTCAGCGTCCTCCTCACCGGCATCCTCAGTTTCTCCAAACCATTTTTCTAGCACCTTGAGCTGCACCATGGCGCAAAACCAGTCGGACATGGATCACATCtactctccacctccaccttaTTCTGGCTGCGGGGAGGTGTACCAAGACCCATCTGCCTTTCTATCAACATCCACCTGTCCCATTTCTTACCCTCCACCGTCCTACTCATCGCCGAAGCCCACCACTGACAGCAGTCTTTTCCCTCTGATCCCAGACTATGCTGGTTTTTTCCAGCCACCCTGCCAGCGGGACATGCAGTCTATCCCTGACCGAAAACCATTTTCCTGTCCACTGGAGTCATTCAGAGTCCCACCGCCACTGACTCCACTCAATACAATAAGGAATTTTACACTGGGAGGACCAGCTTCAGAAGGACCCAGGTTACCCACAGCTTACAGCCCCCAAAACTTACCCCTCAGACCAATACTGCGGCCAAGGAAATACCCAAACAGGCCAAGTAAAACCCCGGTACACGAGCGACCATATCCGTGTCCGGCAGAAGGCTGCGACAGAAGGTTCTCTCGGTCCGACGAGCTGACCCGACATATTCGAATTCACACTGGACATAAACCCTTCCAGTGTCGAATCTGCATGAGAAACTTCAGCCGCAGTGACCATCTCACAACGCACATTCGTACGCACACCGGCGAAAAGCCATTCGCTTGTGATTTCTGTGGCAGGAAATTTGCCAGGAGTGATGAACGAAAGAGGCACACCAAAATTCAcctcagacagaaagaaagaaaatcctCAGCCGCCTCTACGACAAACACGAACTCAGAGCGGTCTGTCAGCATCAGCACCTCGACCGGAGGGGTTTGCTCCTCTGGCACTGGCCAGTTGGCTGCATGCTCTTCCAGAGCAGTATAA